One Mycolicibacterium goodii genomic region harbors:
- a CDS encoding zinc-binding dehydrogenase, producing MRAAVLRRGRMVVRDDVPEPVPGPGQVLVEVKACGICGSDLHFATHGEELLATTSELEGVPNQNDSVDLSRDIFMGHEFSAEILQAGPDTDTHAPGTLVTSVPVLISPRGVDMIVYSNTTLGGYAERMLLSAPLLLPVPNGLPPEPAALTEPMAVGLHAVNASRIERGETALVIGCGPVGIAVIAALRLRGVENIVASDFSPTRRQLAATMGAHVTIDPAQDSPFHQCAPAVVFEAVGAPGIIDDILRRCPAKTRVVVAGVCMQPDTVHPLYGAAKQVSIQFVFGYDPAEFAVSLRAIAEGDIDVRPMITGSVPLDGMADAFDELAAPDAHCKILVTP from the coding sequence ATGCGCGCCGCGGTGTTGCGCCGGGGCCGGATGGTCGTCCGTGACGATGTTCCCGAACCGGTGCCCGGGCCCGGTCAGGTGCTCGTCGAGGTCAAGGCCTGCGGAATCTGCGGCTCCGACCTGCATTTCGCGACGCACGGCGAGGAGCTGCTGGCCACGACGTCAGAGTTGGAGGGGGTGCCCAACCAGAACGACAGCGTCGACCTGTCCCGGGACATCTTCATGGGCCACGAGTTCAGCGCCGAGATTCTGCAGGCCGGTCCCGACACCGACACACACGCGCCGGGCACACTGGTCACCTCGGTACCGGTGCTGATCTCGCCGCGGGGTGTCGACATGATCGTCTACAGCAACACCACGCTGGGCGGATACGCCGAACGCATGTTGCTGTCGGCGCCGCTGTTGTTGCCGGTCCCCAACGGCCTGCCCCCCGAACCCGCGGCGCTCACCGAACCGATGGCCGTGGGCCTGCACGCGGTCAACGCCTCCCGCATCGAGCGCGGCGAGACCGCACTGGTGATCGGGTGCGGTCCCGTCGGCATCGCCGTCATCGCGGCGTTGAGGCTGCGGGGTGTGGAAAACATTGTGGCGTCCGACTTCTCGCCGACGCGCCGCCAACTGGCGGCCACGATGGGTGCGCACGTCACGATCGATCCGGCACAGGACTCACCGTTTCACCAGTGCGCACCCGCGGTGGTCTTCGAGGCCGTCGGCGCGCCCGGCATCATCGACGACATCCTGCGGCGCTGCCCCGCCAAGACCCGCGTGGTGGTGGCCGGGGTGTGCATGCAACCGGATACCGTGCACCCGCTGTACGGCGCGGCCAAACAGGTCAGCATCCAGTTCGTGTTCGGCTACGACCCGGCCGAGTTCGCGGTTTCGCTGCGGGCCATCGCCGAAGGTGACATCGACGTGCGGCCGATGATCACGGGTTCGGTGCCACTGGATGGAATGGCAGACGCCTTCGACGAACTCGCCGCGCCGGACGCGCACTGCAAGATCCTCGTGACACCGTGA
- a CDS encoding LLM class flavin-dependent oxidoreductase, with protein sequence MSRPLNFGVFITPFHPVGQSPTTALQYDMDRVEALDRLGYDEAWFGEHHSGGYELIACPEVFIAAAAERTRHIRFGTGVVSLPYHHPLMVADRWVLLDHLTRGRVMFGTGPGALPSDAYMMGIDPVDQRPMMQESLEAILALFRAEPGERIDRKTDWFTLRDAALHIRPYTWPYPEIACAAMISPSGPRLAGKLGTSLLSLSMSVPGGYAAVETTWDIVRDEAAAAGRGEPDRENWRVLGVIHLADTREQAIEDCTYGLQDFANYFGAAGFVPLSNQTDGGGTPYEFVENYAAKGNCCIGTPDDAISYIQDLLDRSGGFGTFLLLGHDWAPPAATFRSYELFAREVIPHFKGQLAAPRASHDWAKGMRDQLLGRAGQAIVNAITEHTTAHPPAKESDN encoded by the coding sequence ATGAGCAGGCCGCTGAACTTCGGGGTGTTCATCACACCGTTCCACCCGGTCGGCCAATCCCCCACCACCGCGCTGCAATACGACATGGACCGTGTCGAGGCCCTGGACCGGCTCGGCTACGACGAGGCCTGGTTCGGCGAACACCATTCCGGCGGTTACGAACTCATCGCATGCCCAGAGGTGTTCATCGCCGCGGCGGCCGAACGCACGCGCCACATCCGGTTCGGCACGGGCGTGGTGTCACTGCCCTACCACCATCCGCTCATGGTGGCCGATCGCTGGGTTCTGCTCGACCATCTCACCCGCGGCCGGGTGATGTTCGGGACCGGTCCGGGCGCCCTGCCCTCGGACGCGTACATGATGGGCATCGACCCGGTCGATCAGCGCCCGATGATGCAGGAGTCGCTCGAGGCGATCCTGGCGTTGTTCCGGGCCGAACCCGGTGAGCGCATCGACCGCAAGACCGACTGGTTCACGCTGCGCGACGCCGCGCTGCACATCCGTCCCTACACGTGGCCGTATCCCGAGATCGCGTGCGCGGCAATGATCTCGCCGTCGGGCCCACGCCTGGCGGGCAAGCTGGGCACATCGTTGCTGTCGCTGTCGATGTCGGTGCCCGGCGGGTACGCCGCCGTCGAGACCACGTGGGACATCGTGCGTGACGAGGCGGCCGCGGCGGGCCGCGGCGAACCCGACCGCGAGAACTGGCGGGTGCTTGGCGTCATCCACCTCGCCGACACCCGCGAACAGGCGATCGAGGACTGCACCTACGGGCTGCAAGACTTCGCCAACTACTTCGGCGCGGCCGGGTTCGTCCCACTGTCCAATCAGACCGATGGCGGCGGGACACCGTACGAATTCGTGGAAAACTATGCGGCCAAAGGCAATTGCTGCATCGGCACCCCCGACGATGCGATCAGCTACATCCAGGATCTGTTGGACCGCTCCGGCGGATTCGGGACGTTTTTGCTCCTCGGCCACGACTGGGCGCCGCCGGCGGCGACGTTCCGCTCCTACGAATTGTTCGCCCGCGAGGTGATCCCGCACTTCAAGGGCCAGCTCGCCGCGCCACGCGCGTCACACGACTGGGCCAAGGGCATGCGCGATCAACTGCTGGGGCGCGCCGGACAGGCCATCGTCAACGCGATCACCGAGCACACAACAGCCCATCCGCCCGCCAAGGAGAGCGACAACTGA
- a CDS encoding alpha/beta fold hydrolase, which translates to MITPTERSVDTNGVTLRVTEAGERGSPVVVLAHGFPELAYSWRHQIPVLAAAGYHVLAPDQRGYGGSSRPRDIDDYNIVQLTADIAGLLDDVGADKAVLVGHDWGSPVATNFPLFFPDRVHGVVALSVPPTPRASAPPTQIWRKIFGENFFYILYFQEPGVADAALGADPRQSLRRMIALEGFGGPPETLAGRPLPPLPDWIGDDEFEHYVEAFTRTGFTGPLNWYRNFDRNWELTETTPATTITAPTLFLAGSADPVLSFTPRDRVRDVVAGDYREVMLEGAGHWLQQERPDEVNAVLLEFLEGLELR; encoded by the coding sequence GTGATCACACCGACCGAACGGTCAGTCGATACCAATGGCGTGACGCTGCGGGTGACGGAGGCAGGTGAGCGCGGCAGTCCGGTGGTGGTGCTCGCGCACGGCTTCCCCGAACTCGCCTACTCGTGGCGTCACCAGATCCCGGTGCTGGCTGCGGCCGGCTACCACGTACTGGCCCCTGACCAGCGCGGTTACGGCGGATCATCGCGGCCCCGGGACATCGACGACTACAACATCGTGCAGTTGACCGCCGACATCGCAGGCCTGCTCGACGACGTCGGGGCCGACAAGGCCGTGCTGGTGGGTCACGACTGGGGTTCACCGGTCGCGACCAACTTCCCGTTGTTCTTCCCCGACCGCGTGCACGGCGTCGTCGCGCTGAGCGTCCCGCCGACACCGCGCGCATCCGCACCGCCCACGCAGATCTGGCGCAAGATCTTCGGCGAGAACTTCTTCTACATCCTGTACTTCCAGGAACCCGGTGTGGCCGACGCGGCGCTGGGCGCCGACCCGCGCCAATCGCTGCGACGGATGATCGCGCTCGAGGGATTCGGTGGGCCACCGGAGACCCTCGCCGGACGACCGCTCCCGCCGCTGCCGGACTGGATCGGCGATGACGAGTTCGAGCACTACGTCGAGGCGTTCACCCGCACCGGGTTCACCGGACCGCTGAACTGGTACCGCAACTTCGACCGCAACTGGGAACTCACCGAGACCACACCGGCCACTACGATCACCGCGCCCACCCTGTTCCTGGCGGGCAGCGCCGATCCGGTGCTGAGCTTCACGCCGCGCGACCGTGTGCGCGACGTGGTCGCGGGCGACTACCGCGAGGTCATGCTCGAGGGCGCGGGTCACTGGCTGCAGCAGGAGCGCCCCGACGAGGTCAACGCCGTGCTGCTGGAATTCCTGGAGGGATTGGAGCTGCGATGA
- the ftsH gene encoding ATP-dependent zinc metalloprotease FtsH: MNRKNVIRTLTVIAVVLLLGWSFFYFSDDTRGYKPVDTTVALAQIRGDNVNSAQIDDREQQVRLDLKSGNGDTENSDKIITKYPTGYGVTLFNALNEKNAKVNTVVNQGSVLGTLLIYMLPLLLLVALFVMFSRMQTGGRMGFGFGKSRAKQLSKDMPKTTFADVAGVDEAVEELYEIKDFLQNPSRYQALGAKIPKGVLLYGPPGTGKTLLARAVAGEAGVPFFTISGSDFVEMFVGVGASRVRDLFEQAKQNSPCIIFVDEIDAVGRQRGAGLGGGHDEREQTLNQLLVEMDGFGDRQGVILIAATNRPDILDPALLRPGRFDRQIPVSNPDLAGRRAVLKVHSQGKPIAPDADLDGLAKRTVGMSGADLANVINEAALLTARENGTVITGPALEEAVDRVVGGPRRKSRIISEHEKKITAYHEGGHTLAAWAMPDIEPIYKVTILARGRTGGHAVAVPEDDKGLMTRSEMIARLVFAMGGRAAEELVFREPTTGAVSDIEQATKIARAMVTEYGMSSKLGAVRYGTEHGDPFLGRTMGTQADYSHEVAQIIDDEIRKLIEAAHTEAWEILTEYRDVLDTLAGELLEKETLHRAELEAIFGEVKKRPRLTMFDDFGGRVPSDKPPIKTPGELAMERGEPWPPPVPEPAFKAAIAAANREAEAAMKRNGSNGAPSNGAPGNGAPNGPTQPDYGAPAGWHAPGWPPPPQSQQPGYQPQQQGYWYPPPHPSGWQQPQPYPYQPYPHPGQQGTTQEHGRPSEQSGQDDGHTGDRANPHG, from the coding sequence ATGAACCGGAAAAATGTTATCCGCACCCTGACCGTGATCGCGGTCGTGCTGCTGCTGGGCTGGTCGTTCTTCTATTTCAGTGACGACACGCGCGGCTACAAGCCCGTCGACACCACGGTGGCGCTCGCGCAGATCCGCGGCGACAACGTCAACAGTGCCCAGATCGACGACCGTGAACAACAGGTCCGGCTGGATCTGAAGAGCGGCAACGGCGACACCGAGAACAGCGACAAGATCATCACGAAGTACCCAACGGGGTACGGGGTGACGCTGTTCAACGCGTTGAACGAGAAGAACGCGAAGGTGAACACCGTCGTCAACCAGGGGAGCGTGCTCGGCACCCTGTTGATCTACATGCTGCCGCTGCTGCTGCTGGTCGCGTTGTTCGTGATGTTCTCCCGTATGCAGACCGGCGGGCGCATGGGCTTCGGTTTCGGCAAGTCGCGCGCCAAGCAGCTGTCGAAGGACATGCCCAAGACCACGTTCGCCGACGTCGCAGGCGTCGACGAGGCGGTCGAGGAGCTGTACGAGATCAAGGACTTCCTGCAGAACCCGTCGCGCTACCAGGCGCTCGGCGCCAAGATCCCCAAGGGTGTGCTGCTGTACGGTCCGCCGGGAACCGGCAAGACCCTGCTGGCGCGCGCCGTCGCGGGCGAGGCCGGGGTGCCGTTCTTCACGATCTCCGGTTCGGACTTCGTCGAGATGTTCGTCGGCGTCGGCGCCTCCCGCGTGCGCGACCTGTTCGAGCAGGCCAAGCAGAACAGCCCGTGCATCATCTTCGTCGACGAGATCGACGCCGTCGGCCGCCAGCGTGGCGCGGGCCTCGGCGGCGGGCACGACGAGCGCGAGCAGACCCTCAACCAGTTGTTGGTCGAGATGGACGGCTTCGGCGACCGCCAGGGCGTCATCCTGATCGCGGCCACCAACCGGCCAGACATCCTCGACCCGGCGCTGCTGCGGCCCGGCCGCTTCGACCGCCAGATCCCGGTCTCCAACCCGGATCTCGCGGGCCGGCGCGCCGTGCTCAAGGTGCACTCGCAGGGCAAGCCGATCGCCCCTGACGCCGACCTGGACGGCCTGGCCAAGCGCACCGTCGGCATGTCCGGCGCCGACCTGGCCAACGTGATCAACGAGGCCGCGCTGCTCACCGCACGTGAGAACGGCACGGTCATCACGGGTCCCGCGCTCGAAGAGGCCGTCGACCGCGTGGTCGGTGGCCCGAGGCGCAAGAGCCGCATCATCAGCGAGCACGAGAAGAAGATCACCGCCTACCACGAGGGCGGCCACACCCTGGCCGCATGGGCGATGCCCGACATCGAACCGATCTACAAGGTCACGATCCTCGCGCGCGGACGCACCGGTGGCCACGCCGTCGCGGTGCCCGAGGACGACAAGGGCCTGATGACACGGTCGGAGATGATCGCGCGCCTGGTGTTCGCGATGGGCGGCCGGGCCGCCGAGGAACTCGTGTTCCGCGAGCCCACCACGGGCGCGGTGTCCGACATCGAGCAGGCCACGAAGATCGCCCGCGCGATGGTCACCGAGTACGGCATGAGTTCCAAGCTGGGCGCCGTCCGGTACGGCACCGAGCACGGTGACCCGTTCCTGGGACGCACGATGGGCACGCAGGCCGACTACAGCCACGAGGTCGCGCAGATCATCGACGACGAGATCCGCAAGCTCATCGAGGCCGCGCACACCGAGGCGTGGGAGATCCTCACCGAGTACCGCGACGTGCTCGACACCCTCGCCGGCGAACTGCTGGAGAAGGAGACGCTGCACCGGGCCGAGCTGGAGGCCATCTTCGGCGAGGTCAAGAAGCGTCCGCGCCTGACCATGTTCGACGACTTCGGTGGTCGCGTCCCGTCGGACAAGCCGCCGATCAAGACGCCCGGCGAACTCGCGATGGAACGCGGCGAGCCGTGGCCGCCGCCGGTGCCCGAACCCGCGTTCAAGGCCGCGATCGCCGCGGCCAACCGCGAGGCCGAGGCCGCGATGAAGCGCAACGGCTCCAACGGCGCACCCAGTAACGGTGCGCCCGGCAACGGAGCGCCCAACGGTCCGACGCAGCCGGACTACGGCGCCCCGGCCGGGTGGCACGCCCCTGGCTGGCCCCCGCCGCCGCAGTCCCAGCAGCCGGGTTACCAGCCGCAGCAGCAGGGCTACTGGTACCCGCCGCCGCATCCGTCGGGATGGCAGCAGCCCCAGCCGTACCCGTACCAGCCGTATCCTCATCCCGGACAGCAGGGCACCACCCAGGAACACGGGCGACCGAGCGAACAGTCGGGTCAGGACGACGGGCACACCGGAGACCGGGCGAACCCTCACGGCTGA
- the folE gene encoding GTP cyclohydrolase I FolE, producing the protein MTQSLRGHHNNAVRRVFDQPRAEAAVRELLIAIGEDPEREGLVDTPARVARAYKELMAGLHTDPDAVLNTTFDEGHDELVLVKQIPMYSTCEHHLVSFHGVAHVGYIPGVDGRVTGLSKIARLVDLYSKRPQVQERLTAQIADAIMRKLDPRGVIVVVEAEHLCMAMRGVRKPGAVTTTSAVRGQFKTDKASRAEALELILRK; encoded by the coding sequence ATGACGCAGTCCCTGCGCGGACACCACAACAACGCCGTCCGCAGGGTGTTCGACCAGCCGCGCGCCGAGGCCGCGGTGCGTGAGCTGCTCATCGCGATCGGCGAGGACCCCGAACGCGAGGGACTCGTCGACACTCCGGCCCGTGTCGCGCGCGCCTACAAGGAGCTGATGGCAGGGCTGCACACCGATCCGGATGCCGTGCTCAACACGACCTTCGACGAGGGCCACGACGAACTCGTGCTCGTCAAGCAGATCCCGATGTACTCGACGTGCGAGCACCACCTGGTGTCCTTCCACGGGGTGGCGCACGTCGGTTACATACCCGGGGTCGACGGCCGCGTGACGGGGTTGTCGAAGATCGCGCGTCTGGTCGACCTGTACTCCAAGCGGCCCCAGGTGCAGGAACGGCTCACCGCGCAGATCGCCGATGCGATCATGCGAAAACTGGACCCCCGCGGCGTCATCGTCGTCGTGGAGGCCGAGCACCTGTGCATGGCCATGCGCGGGGTCCGCAAGCCGGGCGCGGTGACCACCACGTCGGCGGTGCGGGGACAGTTCAAGACCGACAAGGCATCTCGAGCCGAGGCGCTGGAACTTATCCTGCGCAAGTGA
- the folP gene encoding dihydropteroate synthase: MGVVNVTQDSFSDGGRFIDTDRAVEHGLALRAAGAAIIDVGGESTRPGATRVDPKVEAARVTPVIRELAAQGITISIDTMHADVARAALEAGAHIVNDVSGGRADPGMAGVVADAKVPWVLMHWRSVDADNPHRVPGYRDVVAEVRTELLAAVDAAVDAGVEPERLVIDPGLGFAKTAEHNWALLHALPEFVATGFPVLVGASRKRFLGTLLADRDGNPRRPDGRETATAVISALAGLYGAWGVRVHDVEASVDALKVMRAWTSGGQIG, encoded by the coding sequence ATGGGCGTCGTGAATGTCACGCAAGACTCCTTTTCCGACGGTGGCAGGTTCATCGACACCGACCGCGCCGTCGAGCATGGACTCGCGCTGCGCGCCGCGGGGGCGGCGATCATCGACGTCGGTGGTGAGTCCACCCGGCCCGGTGCGACCCGCGTCGATCCGAAGGTCGAAGCCGCGCGCGTCACGCCGGTGATCAGAGAGCTTGCCGCACAAGGCATCACGATCAGCATCGACACCATGCACGCCGACGTCGCGCGGGCCGCCCTCGAGGCGGGCGCGCACATCGTCAACGACGTGTCGGGCGGTCGCGCCGATCCGGGGATGGCCGGTGTGGTCGCCGACGCGAAGGTGCCGTGGGTGCTGATGCACTGGCGTTCGGTGGACGCCGACAACCCGCACCGCGTTCCCGGGTACCGCGACGTGGTCGCCGAGGTGCGCACGGAACTGCTCGCCGCGGTGGACGCCGCGGTGGACGCCGGGGTCGAACCGGAGCGGCTCGTCATCGACCCTGGCCTCGGTTTCGCCAAGACCGCCGAGCACAACTGGGCGTTGCTGCACGCGCTGCCGGAGTTCGTCGCGACGGGTTTCCCGGTGCTGGTCGGCGCGTCGCGCAAGCGTTTCCTCGGCACACTGCTGGCGGACCGGGACGGCAACCCGCGCCGGCCCGACGGCCGGGAGACCGCGACCGCGGTCATCTCGGCGCTGGCCGGGTTGTACGGCGCGTGGGGCGTGCGGGTGCACGACGTCGAAGCCTCCGTCGACGCGCTGAAGGTGATGCGGGCCTGGACCTCGGGAGGACAGATTGGCTGA
- the folB gene encoding dihydroneopterin aldolase — translation MADRIELRGLRVRGNHGVFDHERADGQDFIVDITVWMDLCPAAASDDLADTLDYGALAQRAADIVAGTPRNLIETVSAEIADDIMTDERLHAVEVVVHKPSAPIPLTFDDVAVVARRSRRGVR, via the coding sequence TTGGCTGACCGGATCGAGTTGCGGGGCCTGCGGGTCCGCGGCAACCACGGCGTCTTCGACCACGAACGCGCCGACGGCCAGGACTTCATCGTCGACATCACGGTGTGGATGGATCTGTGCCCGGCAGCCGCATCGGACGACCTGGCCGACACCTTGGACTACGGCGCGCTCGCGCAGCGCGCCGCCGACATCGTCGCGGGCACACCGCGCAACCTGATCGAGACGGTGTCGGCGGAGATCGCCGACGACATCATGACCGACGAACGCCTGCACGCGGTCGAGGTCGTCGTGCACAAGCCGAGTGCGCCGATCCCACTGACATTCGATGACGTCGCCGTGGTGGCACGACGATCAAGGAGGGGCGTCAGATGA
- the folK gene encoding 2-amino-4-hydroxy-6-hydroxymethyldihydropteridine diphosphokinase, whose product MSSTVLSIGSNLGDRLARLQSVLDGLGPAVRAVSPVYETAAWGGVEQGPFLNAVLLADDPDLDGHGWLRRAQELEAAAGRVRGQRWGPRTLDVDLITCHDGTDEVISRDEGLTLPHPLAHLRAFVLIPWLDVDQDATLTVAGESRPVTRLLSEIDPAERAGVTRTDLVLDIRPEPAAG is encoded by the coding sequence ATGAGCTCAACGGTGCTTTCCATCGGATCGAACCTCGGGGACCGGCTGGCCCGTCTGCAGTCGGTGCTCGACGGTCTCGGACCGGCCGTGCGCGCGGTCTCACCGGTGTACGAGACCGCCGCATGGGGCGGCGTGGAGCAGGGCCCGTTCCTCAACGCCGTACTGCTGGCCGACGATCCGGACCTCGACGGGCACGGCTGGCTGCGGCGCGCACAGGAGCTCGAGGCCGCGGCCGGGCGGGTCCGTGGGCAGCGGTGGGGTCCCCGCACTCTCGACGTCGACCTGATCACATGCCACGACGGAACCGACGAGGTGATCTCGCGCGACGAGGGGCTGACGTTGCCGCATCCGCTGGCGCATCTGCGGGCGTTCGTGCTGATCCCGTGGCTGGACGTCGACCAGGACGCGACGCTCACCGTGGCGGGCGAGTCCCGCCCCGTAACCCGCCTGCTGTCGGAGATCGACCCGGCCGAGCGGGCCGGGGTCACGCGCACCGACCTGGTGCTCGACATCCGCCCCGAGCCCGCAGCCGGCTGA
- a CDS encoding DUF3180 domain-containing protein — protein MGPTRKRDLIGAAVAVAVVSYLLIHSLYRWFPPVTVWTGLSLLGLAVFEAGWGFYVRSKINDGQIGVGAGRLDPLTVARSVVIAKASAWVGALVAGWWVGILVYLLPRRTTVEVAGEDTPGVVVAALCALALAIAGLWLQHCCKSPEEPPDDGDAVPE, from the coding sequence ATGGGGCCGACCCGCAAGCGCGATCTGATCGGTGCGGCCGTCGCGGTCGCCGTCGTGAGCTACCTGCTGATCCACTCGCTGTACCGGTGGTTCCCGCCGGTCACCGTGTGGACCGGGCTGTCGCTGCTCGGGCTCGCGGTCTTCGAGGCCGGCTGGGGGTTCTACGTCAGGTCCAAGATCAACGACGGGCAGATCGGGGTCGGCGCCGGCCGGTTGGATCCCCTGACGGTCGCCCGTTCGGTGGTGATCGCCAAGGCCTCGGCGTGGGTCGGTGCGCTCGTCGCGGGCTGGTGGGTCGGGATCCTGGTGTACCTGCTGCCGCGGCGCACGACCGTCGAGGTCGCGGGCGAGGACACCCCGGGAGTGGTGGTGGCCGCGTTGTGCGCGCTGGCGCTCGCGATCGCCGGGCTGTGGTTGCAGCATTGCTGCAAGTCCCCGGAGGAACCGCCCGACGACGGCGACGCCGTTCCCGAATGA
- a CDS encoding DUF6779 domain-containing protein yields the protein MTVPPRGVRPRRGGRRPGWLLLTVLLVLAILASSALVFTNRVELLKLAVILALWAAVVAAFVSVIYRRQSDLDQAKARDLKLVYDLQLDREISARREYELTVETQLRRELASELRAQAADEVAALRAELAALRANLEILFDADLAHRPALETDRNAVRPAGRVTASRLDVPDVETTDIRDFRAEQTEESPIIDVPAEPHPPEDDWGFDRRDAEGGAHRFPSQPTSQPAEEPRRRRRRRLADDDQPPVSRPQAERQSSPPGPPPAPQAPPQAPQAPPQPPPRPPEPQAQPTPPPTPPPTPQPAPPPAAEPVSAWAPPPPPPSMPPLQPSPTIDGGSSWQPAPAEGQWIPAGAPGSNWAAPVSPRNGASTEYVGRRRAPEPGETHEPAPAAAAEPAAQATPPPGPVPPAMAPPERPERPRGRHYAAGADAENTETGPDDTAPPVLAAEPATPPPPSGQPAPRHRGAEEEPRGQHANGQSAAELLARFQAAPTGGGRRRRRDE from the coding sequence ATGACTGTTCCGCCCCGCGGTGTTCGGCCACGGCGCGGCGGCCGAAGGCCAGGCTGGCTGCTCTTAACGGTGTTGCTGGTGCTCGCCATTCTGGCGAGTTCGGCACTGGTGTTCACCAACCGTGTGGAGTTGCTGAAACTAGCCGTGATCCTGGCACTGTGGGCCGCCGTGGTGGCGGCCTTCGTCTCCGTGATCTATCGCAGGCAGAGCGATCTCGACCAAGCCAAGGCCCGCGACCTCAAACTGGTCTACGATCTGCAGCTCGACCGCGAGATCTCGGCGCGCCGTGAGTACGAGCTGACCGTCGAGACCCAGCTGCGCCGCGAACTGGCCTCCGAGTTGCGGGCCCAGGCCGCCGACGAGGTCGCCGCGCTGCGCGCCGAGCTGGCCGCCTTGCGGGCCAACCTCGAGATCCTGTTCGACGCCGACCTCGCACACCGGCCCGCGCTGGAAACCGACCGCAACGCCGTGCGACCAGCGGGGCGTGTCACCGCCAGCCGCCTCGACGTCCCCGACGTGGAGACCACCGACATCCGTGACTTCCGCGCGGAGCAGACCGAGGAGAGCCCCATCATCGACGTCCCGGCCGAGCCGCACCCGCCGGAGGACGACTGGGGCTTCGACCGTCGAGACGCCGAGGGCGGTGCCCACCGGTTCCCCTCTCAACCCACCTCGCAACCCGCCGAGGAGCCGCGCAGGCGTCGGCGTCGTCGCCTCGCCGACGACGATCAGCCACCGGTGTCGCGCCCGCAGGCCGAGCGTCAGTCGAGCCCGCCCGGACCTCCCCCGGCGCCGCAGGCGCCTCCCCAAGCGCCGCAGGCACCTCCACAGCCGCCGCCGCGACCACCCGAGCCGCAGGCCCAACCCACCCCGCCGCCGACCCCACCGCCCACACCTCAGCCCGCCCCGCCGCCCGCGGCGGAACCGGTCTCGGCCTGGGCGCCTCCGCCTCCGCCGCCGTCGATGCCACCGTTGCAGCCGTCCCCGACGATCGACGGCGGCAGCAGCTGGCAGCCCGCACCCGCGGAGGGACAGTGGATCCCGGCGGGCGCGCCCGGCAGCAACTGGGCTGCCCCGGTATCGCCGCGAAACGGGGCGTCCACCGAGTACGTGGGTCGCCGCCGCGCCCCCGAGCCGGGTGAGACCCACGAGCCCGCGCCGGCCGCTGCCGCCGAGCCCGCGGCGCAGGCAACGCCACCGCCCGGGCCCGTGCCGCCCGCCATGGCCCCACCCGAGCGGCCCGAGCGGCCAAGGGGCCGGCACTACGCCGCGGGAGCCGACGCCGAGAACACGGAAACCGGCCCGGACGACACCGCACCGCCGGTTCTCGCCGCCGAGCCCGCGACGCCGCCACCGCCGTCGGGCCAGCCGGCACCGCGCCACCGCGGCGCCGAGGAGGAACCGCGCGGGCAGCACGCGAACGGCCAGTCGGCCGCCGAGCTTCTCGCACGGTTCCAGGCCGCCCCGACCGGAGGCGGGCGTCGTCGCCGCCGAGACGAGTGA